In a single window of the Phycisphaerae bacterium genome:
- a CDS encoding transposase, with amino-acid sequence MSQRRLKPEEIVSKLREADVLIAEGWTVAQACKHIGVTGFTYYRWRKEYGGMKTDQAKRLLAEAGIDKAILREGAGRGDPGAAPRCRCSSR; translated from the coding sequence ATGAGTCAGAGACGGCTCAAGCCGGAAGAGATCGTCAGCAAGCTTCGTGAGGCCGACGTGCTGATTGCCGAGGGTTGGACGGTGGCCCAGGCGTGCAAGCACATCGGCGTGACGGGGTTCACGTACTACCGGTGGCGGAAGGAGTACGGAGGGATGAAGACCGACCAGGCCAAGCGGCTGCTGGCCGAGGCCGGGATCGACAAGGCCATCCTTCGTGAGGGCGCCGGCCGCGGAGACCCTGGCGCCGCGCCACGTTGTCGCTGTAGCTCCCGATAA
- a CDS encoding beta-hydroxyacyl-ACP dehydratase has protein sequence MSNSAPEILDLLPHRPPFCFITGQLDLDDASFGRAEWRVDGSEPFLAGHFPGMPTVPGVLIGEALAQLAGLVVVKRVHQTADRMSNQLHGKLAHIDLRFDQSVEPPASIVLSVRLNRELGTLWQFAVTAKVGDAVAARGSLALSVPNRSSTG, from the coding sequence ATGAGCAATTCTGCACCGGAAATCCTCGACCTTCTCCCACATCGCCCCCCCTTCTGTTTTATTACCGGCCAGCTCGACCTGGATGACGCAAGTTTTGGGAGGGCAGAATGGCGCGTCGACGGCAGTGAGCCCTTTCTCGCCGGGCACTTCCCGGGAATGCCGACCGTCCCCGGTGTCCTCATCGGCGAGGCGCTAGCACAACTCGCCGGGCTCGTGGTTGTGAAACGAGTGCACCAAACCGCGGACCGCATGAGCAACCAGCTGCACGGAAAGCTCGCCCACATCGATCTTCGATTCGACCAGTCCGTCGAACCTCCGGCCAGCATCGTTCTTTCCGTCCGGCTAAATCGGGAATTGGGCACATTGTGGCAGTTTGCCGTGACCGCCAAAGTTGGAGACGCCGTCGCGGCTCGGGGCTCCCTTGCGCTGTCGGTTCCAAACCGGAGTTCGACAGGTTGA
- a CDS encoding sigma-70 family RNA polymerase sigma factor: protein MRGGTGRIFGEIPLDPARSSSPTEITRLLQQASAGDDDAVGRLMPLVYDELRRLAAYHLRRERKDHTLQATALVHEAYLRLIKQDQVNWENRTHFFGVAAQSIRRILVDHARGHNRLKRGGDRQRAELNEHLAHAERSNIDLVALDEALTELGLRNERAAKVVELRFFGGLTREEVAEYMGVAVRTVADDWRYARAWLAQALSGEA from the coding sequence ATGCGCGGAGGAACGGGCAGAATATTTGGCGAGATACCCTTGGATCCCGCGCGTTCGTCAAGTCCAACTGAAATCACGAGGCTGCTGCAACAGGCAAGCGCGGGCGACGACGACGCTGTCGGTCGGCTCATGCCGCTGGTCTACGACGAGCTCCGGCGACTCGCCGCATACCACCTCCGCCGGGAACGCAAAGATCACACCTTGCAGGCCACTGCGCTGGTTCATGAGGCTTACCTTCGGCTGATCAAACAGGATCAGGTGAACTGGGAGAATCGGACCCACTTTTTCGGGGTCGCGGCGCAGTCCATTCGTCGGATCCTCGTTGATCACGCGCGCGGCCACAATCGCCTAAAGCGCGGCGGTGACCGCCAGCGCGCTGAATTGAACGAGCACCTGGCTCATGCAGAGCGATCAAACATCGACCTCGTGGCGCTGGATGAGGCACTCACGGAGTTGGGTCTCCGCAATGAACGCGCTGCGAAGGTCGTTGAGCTGCGCTTCTTCGGCGGTCTTACCCGCGAGGAAGTAGCCGAATACATGGGTGTAGCCGTGCGTACCGTCGCCGACGACTGGCGCTATGCCCGCGCGTGGCTGGCTCAAGCACTTTCCGGGGAGGCTTGA
- a CDS encoding outer membrane lipoprotein carrier protein LolA, with translation MSHDLHAFRITPAWQALQFAIGIVLFCSPAHADSLADSLDESLSRLNERALAYNDLVADFVEQKYTAMLRKPMVSSGVIRVRGTRSRWDTRSPHESTLFTDDESIAIYFPQRKTMEVYAVDQRLRPLVMSPIPRLEVIRRFFDLESAAGSKTDPTELLLRMRPKDESLAEYVSEILVALDRELALVRRVEITDPDGDRTVIKFVNVRTNVGIGPGEVARGAPPGTKIVHPFAQSSEADPGGSKKTPPGSNPP, from the coding sequence TTGAGCCATGATTTGCATGCATTTCGGATTACGCCGGCGTGGCAAGCCCTGCAATTTGCTATTGGAATCGTCCTGTTTTGCTCACCTGCGCACGCCGATTCTCTCGCCGACTCGCTAGATGAGTCGCTGTCCCGACTCAATGAACGCGCCCTCGCCTACAACGACTTGGTCGCCGACTTCGTCGAGCAGAAATACACAGCCATGCTCCGGAAACCCATGGTTTCCAGCGGGGTGATCCGTGTTCGTGGTACCCGCAGCCGGTGGGACACTCGATCGCCGCACGAGAGCACACTCTTTACGGATGATGAGTCCATCGCCATTTATTTCCCGCAGCGTAAGACGATGGAGGTCTACGCTGTCGATCAGAGACTCCGCCCCCTCGTCATGTCGCCGATTCCGCGACTGGAAGTGATCCGTCGGTTTTTCGATCTAGAATCAGCCGCCGGCTCCAAAACCGATCCCACCGAACTCTTGCTGCGCATGAGACCCAAAGACGAATCGCTGGCGGAGTACGTGAGCGAAATTCTCGTAGCACTTGACCGAGAACTCGCCTTGGTTCGTCGAGTGGAAATCACCGATCCGGACGGCGATCGCACCGTGATCAAATTTGTAAATGTCCGCACGAACGTCGGCATCGGGCCGGGAGAGGTCGCCCGAGGCGCACCGCCGGGAACGAAGATTGTTCACCCGTTCGCGCAATCCTCGGAAGCTGACCCCGGCGGCTCCAAAAAAACGCCCCCCGGATCGAATCCCCCGTGA
- a CDS encoding sigma-70 family RNA polymerase sigma factor, whose translation MLGSAQITDELVAAAVADTAASARERIAQALFPQVRTMVTARLAANPDRVNAVEDIAQQAMLAVHAGLDRLENRTVVGLKAFVSRIVANKVVDHLRRKPGVGKAPLNSLDSAATGFSEAMPLWQLLSASGTSPLSAVARSDDVQRLFAALGRLKEEHREIITLAFFDQLPTSEIAAELGITRPAASMRVIRAVEALRRDLTGASGQR comes from the coding sequence ATGCTGGGTAGCGCGCAGATTACGGACGAATTGGTCGCCGCCGCCGTCGCGGACACGGCAGCGAGCGCGCGGGAGCGGATCGCACAGGCATTGTTTCCGCAGGTACGAACAATGGTCACTGCTCGCTTGGCCGCCAATCCCGACCGGGTCAATGCCGTCGAAGACATTGCGCAGCAGGCCATGCTCGCCGTCCACGCGGGACTGGATCGGCTGGAGAATCGCACCGTCGTGGGCCTGAAGGCGTTTGTCTCGCGAATCGTTGCGAACAAGGTGGTCGACCACCTTCGGCGCAAGCCCGGAGTCGGAAAAGCACCACTGAATTCGCTGGATTCCGCCGCGACAGGGTTCTCAGAGGCGATGCCGCTCTGGCAACTGCTTTCGGCCAGCGGGACATCACCGCTCAGTGCCGTGGCGCGCTCGGACGACGTACAGCGGCTGTTCGCAGCCCTGGGGCGACTCAAGGAGGAGCATCGGGAGATCATCACCCTGGCATTCTTTGACCAACTGCCGACATCGGAGATTGCCGCCGAACTTGGCATCACGCGCCCGGCCGCGTCCATGCGGGTCATTCGCGCCGTGGAAGCACTTCGGCGGGACCTCACGGGCGCCAGCGGCCAACGCTGA
- a CDS encoding ABC transporter permease gives MKVTNWRAVFLLAGKDLRLLLRDRTGLFVTFVFPFAYCIFFGIILANRTTISGSIPIAVVDEDNTEWSTTFVHHLQRTRTLDVIRAEISEARTLVRTGKVVLNVLIPVGFAEACARYPAGQAPRLEVDVNGTQQLEAAYVRGELARHVLEIIATRSAAGEPRQGPCESPGEASVGVVIDVAGDSNSRSAPENGFAVSFPQGIVWGVMGCCATFVTSLVIERHSGLVARLRMAPIGRVHILGGKALACLASTMTVAVAALAIGYLAFGVTPECFWHVAVSLILIAAAFVGIMMFLSVLGRSVRSTSGISWGVLLAMAMLGGGMVPYFLMPTWMQQLSVISPVKWSILALEGAIWRGYTTADMLLPWSVLGGIGLLFFAIGARCFAVSNEG, from the coding sequence ATGAAAGTGACAAATTGGCGCGCTGTATTTCTGTTGGCAGGCAAAGACCTGCGTTTGCTCCTGCGCGACAGAACCGGCCTGTTTGTCACATTCGTTTTTCCGTTCGCCTATTGCATTTTTTTCGGCATCATCCTTGCCAATCGCACGACCATCAGCGGTTCCATCCCGATTGCTGTAGTTGATGAGGACAACACTGAGTGGTCGACTACTTTCGTGCATCACCTGCAACGGACGCGAACACTCGACGTCATCCGAGCAGAGATTTCGGAGGCGCGGACTCTGGTACGGACTGGCAAAGTGGTCCTTAATGTCCTCATTCCTGTAGGATTCGCGGAAGCTTGCGCGCGTTATCCTGCCGGACAAGCGCCGCGTCTTGAGGTAGACGTGAACGGCACGCAGCAACTGGAAGCGGCCTACGTAAGGGGCGAGCTCGCACGGCACGTATTGGAGATCATCGCCACGCGGTCTGCCGCGGGTGAGCCGCGTCAAGGCCCGTGCGAGTCACCGGGGGAGGCCTCGGTCGGTGTCGTCATCGACGTTGCGGGTGATTCGAACAGCAGGAGCGCGCCGGAGAACGGATTTGCAGTGTCATTTCCGCAGGGCATCGTTTGGGGCGTGATGGGATGCTGTGCAACCTTTGTCACCTCGCTTGTTATTGAGCGACACAGTGGGCTTGTGGCTCGCTTGCGCATGGCGCCGATCGGTCGCGTGCATATTCTTGGAGGCAAGGCGCTGGCGTGTCTTGCGAGTACAATGACGGTTGCCGTGGCCGCACTTGCGATAGGATATCTGGCCTTCGGCGTAACACCGGAGTGTTTCTGGCACGTTGCGGTGTCGCTCATACTGATCGCCGCTGCGTTTGTGGGCATTATGATGTTTCTTTCCGTGTTGGGACGGAGCGTGCGGTCAACCTCCGGCATCAGTTGGGGTGTTCTATTAGCGATGGCGATGCTGGGAGGCGGCATGGTGCCGTACTTCTTGATGCCGACATGGATGCAGCAGCTCAGCGTGATTAGCCCGGTCAAGTGGTCGATTCTGGCGCTTGAGGGCGCGATTTGGCGGGGCTACACGACGGCTGACATGCTGCTGCCATGGAGTGTTCTGGGCGGGATTGGTCTGCTCTTTTTTGCGATCGGCGCTCGGTGCTTTGCGGTGTCGAATGAGGGTTAG
- a CDS encoding serine/threonine protein kinase: MASDKSDRTRELFLAACQITADERAEFLRRACENDSDLLREVESLLAFDKTDESFLRTPIIAAAAGVSLREKLEPAEPDRTNPETDSAALNQSNTSRATPQHIGRYRIVGVLGEGGMGIVYRAEQDRPRRTVALKIIKPGAESQELLKRFSQESHVLGWLQHPGIAQIYEAGTADTGHGIQPYFAMELIDGEPLLSHVRAGAMETSERLAIHAMICDAVHHAHQKGVIHRDLKPANILVDRAGQPKILDFGVARATDADVRTTTLQTDPGKLIGTIAYMSPEQIAGDARFLDTRSDIYALGVILYEMLAGRLPHDVSAVSVPQAARIITDEEPTSLTALDRRYRGDLTTIVSKALEKDKERRYQSAHDLASDIRRFLADEPIAARRPTAAYQLRKFACRNKVLVIGVGATFVALLSGVVSVSFLATRLAGERDRARAAERIADRQREQATRQMELTQSINRFLNEDLLAAVSPERLGKDVRMRDVLDAAAKNMEGKFVNDPAIEGELRTTLGNTYKKLGLYEEAEIQLRRALEVARSRLGETHTRTLIAMNNLAILYRLQGRISDAGPLLETVWRIRVDHLGEDHTDTLVSMNNLANQYADQRRFGEAESLYIRTMDIRRKLLGDDHPDTLLVTNNLAAMYENWGKYERAEPLYEAALAARRRLYGDEHPDTLVSMNNLAVLYFNLQRYDEAEALYATAVELRRRILGEEHPRTLASQANLAILWRQTGRTEEARVLMRQTLDLQLDVLGDEHPDTLNTMNSLAVIHQSLGQFDEAERLYTHVLDRRRMQLGDNDPLTQLSMTNLAVLLYNYTGRPSEAEPLLVRLLDICRRQWGEDHPRTKRAKQLLLGVYKGLGDWDKARPLVAEVMADLRSQATLPDASPFAANAYAWELLTSPVEDLRDPETALYYAQLAVEGSQAGNAGILDTLALAQHMTGDSTTAIETIKRAIAILPPGPSADRSDFEASLVRYLIAGKRFEEAESLLLARYADSGSGIEKTDSGDQASKHQLIDLYDAWHVSDPSGGFDKKANALR, encoded by the coding sequence ATGGCGTCTGATAAGTCAGACAGGACGCGCGAACTTTTCCTTGCCGCATGCCAAATAACTGCCGACGAGCGCGCGGAGTTTCTTCGCCGCGCATGCGAGAATGACAGCGACTTGCTCCGAGAGGTCGAGTCACTTCTTGCGTTCGACAAGACCGACGAGAGCTTCCTGCGGACGCCGATCATTGCGGCTGCGGCTGGGGTAAGTCTTCGCGAGAAACTGGAGCCCGCCGAACCCGACAGGACGAATCCGGAAACAGATTCCGCTGCCCTCAATCAGTCGAATACCTCTCGGGCCACGCCACAACACATCGGCCGTTATCGAATCGTCGGTGTGTTGGGTGAGGGAGGGATGGGAATCGTGTACCGAGCCGAGCAAGATCGTCCGCGTCGGACGGTCGCCCTCAAGATCATCAAGCCGGGTGCCGAATCGCAGGAGTTGTTAAAGCGGTTTTCGCAAGAAAGTCATGTCTTGGGATGGTTGCAGCATCCGGGAATCGCACAGATCTACGAGGCCGGCACGGCGGACACCGGCCACGGCATACAGCCGTACTTTGCGATGGAATTGATCGACGGTGAACCGTTGCTGTCGCATGTCCGAGCCGGGGCGATGGAAACCTCCGAGCGCCTGGCCATTCACGCCATGATCTGTGATGCGGTGCATCACGCGCACCAGAAGGGCGTGATTCACAGAGACTTAAAGCCCGCGAATATTCTGGTGGACCGCGCCGGCCAGCCGAAGATCCTCGATTTCGGTGTGGCGCGCGCCACCGACGCGGACGTCCGTACGACGACGTTGCAGACCGATCCGGGGAAACTGATCGGAACCATTGCCTACATGAGCCCGGAGCAGATCGCGGGGGACGCACGGTTCCTCGACACACGGTCCGACATCTATGCCCTGGGCGTCATCTTATACGAAATGCTCGCCGGACGGCTGCCGCACGACGTGTCCGCTGTCTCTGTACCCCAGGCGGCGAGGATTATCACCGATGAGGAGCCCACCTCGCTTACTGCCCTTGATCGGCGCTATCGTGGCGATCTCACTACGATCGTCTCCAAAGCACTGGAAAAGGACAAGGAGCGGCGGTACCAGTCGGCTCATGATCTTGCCAGCGACATCCGTCGTTTCCTCGCCGACGAACCCATTGCAGCGCGCCGTCCCACGGCCGCCTATCAGTTGCGTAAGTTTGCGTGTCGCAACAAGGTTCTCGTCATCGGCGTGGGCGCGACCTTTGTAGCGTTGCTCTCAGGGGTCGTCAGCGTCTCGTTCCTGGCAACGAGGCTCGCTGGCGAGCGCGATCGAGCCAGAGCGGCAGAGCGCATCGCCGACCGACAGCGTGAACAGGCTACTCGGCAGATGGAGTTGACACAGTCCATCAACCGTTTTCTCAATGAGGATCTCTTGGCCGCCGTCTCTCCCGAGCGCCTGGGAAAGGACGTGCGTATGCGGGACGTGCTCGATGCCGCCGCCAAGAACATGGAGGGCAAGTTTGTAAACGATCCTGCAATCGAAGGTGAATTGCGCACGACGCTGGGTAACACGTATAAGAAACTCGGTCTGTACGAAGAGGCAGAGATCCAACTCCGGCGCGCCTTGGAGGTGGCCCGCAGCCGACTCGGAGAAACGCATACGAGAACACTTATCGCCATGAATAACCTGGCCATACTCTACAGGCTGCAAGGGCGAATCAGTGACGCTGGCCCGTTGCTCGAAACCGTCTGGCGCATTCGTGTGGACCATCTCGGCGAGGACCACACGGACACGCTGGTATCGATGAACAATCTGGCAAATCAGTACGCGGATCAAAGGCGTTTCGGAGAGGCGGAGTCGCTTTACATCAGGACGATGGACATTCGCCGCAAACTTCTCGGAGATGACCACCCGGACACGCTCCTGGTCACGAACAATCTTGCGGCCATGTACGAGAATTGGGGCAAGTACGAGAGGGCCGAGCCCTTGTATGAAGCAGCCCTGGCGGCCCGTCGCCGCCTTTACGGCGACGAGCACCCGGACACGCTGGTGTCCATGAACAACCTCGCGGTGCTGTACTTCAATCTGCAGCGCTACGACGAAGCAGAAGCCCTCTACGCAACGGCTGTTGAACTGCGCCGACGTATTTTGGGCGAAGAGCATCCGCGCACGCTGGCCTCTCAAGCGAATCTGGCCATCCTCTGGCGCCAGACGGGTCGCACGGAAGAAGCCCGCGTACTTATGCGGCAGACACTCGACTTGCAGCTTGACGTGCTGGGCGACGAACACCCCGATACGCTCAACACGATGAACTCTTTGGCCGTCATTCATCAATCGCTTGGCCAATTCGATGAAGCGGAGCGACTATACACGCATGTCCTCGACAGGCGGCGGATGCAGCTCGGTGACAATGATCCGCTCACCCAGCTTTCCATGACTAACCTCGCCGTGCTCCTCTACAACTACACAGGTCGACCGAGCGAGGCAGAGCCGCTGCTCGTCAGACTCCTGGATATCTGCCGACGGCAGTGGGGAGAAGATCATCCGCGGACCAAGCGTGCGAAACAGCTGCTGCTCGGCGTCTACAAGGGACTGGGCGATTGGGACAAGGCCAGACCGCTTGTCGCCGAAGTGATGGCCGACTTGCGCAGCCAAGCCACGTTGCCAGATGCCTCACCCTTCGCAGCCAACGCATACGCCTGGGAACTTCTTACAAGCCCTGTTGAGGATCTGCGCGATCCTGAGACGGCGCTATATTACGCGCAACTCGCGGTCGAAGGTTCGCAGGCCGGCAATGCCGGCATCCTCGATACGCTGGCCCTCGCCCAGCACATGACCGGTGATTCCACCACAGCGATCGAGACAATCAAGCGTGCAATCGCGATTCTGCCTCCGGGACCGTCCGCTGATCGTTCGGATTTCGAAGCGAGTCTGGTCAGGTACCTCATCGCGGGAAAGCGATTCGAGGAAGCGGAGTCCCTCCTGCTCGCGCGATACGCAGACTCGGGGAGCGGGATCGAGAAAACAGACTCCGGTGATCAAGCCTCCAAGCATCAACTGATAGACCTATACGACGCCTGGCACGTCTCCGATCCATCCGGTGGGTTCGACAAGAAGGCGAACGCCCTTCGATGA
- a CDS encoding serine/threonine protein kinase: protein MDTQPPDNIPDDLPDRVDRALAALWHNDSGEFDGLLEELSSAGTSIGAKLQAAVSQGGPGLFDPSELAVPGYRVIREIGRGGMGVVFEAEQMRTQRLVALKVIREAHALDDYHRRLFEREVRTLARLRHPHIAAVYDAGATEAGHPFFAMELVRGQTLTGFASAPAGDGGPLSLRDRLRLFQRVCQAVSYAHQRGVIHRDLKPSNVLVVEDAPSGSSFSEGISAEVKVLDFGLARIVDDDSAPLSISLATGRIRGTLAYASPEQARGEADHVDTRSDVYSLGVMLYQLVAGRMPYDLRGIPLPAAIQRICEQEPATLTVAPASESALREKPLPAPAELRTIVQKTLAKEPERRYAGAAALAEDIERFLLRQPILAQPPGLAYIVRKFLARHRVASVLGGVILFLLVSFTGYASIQASRLARQRDKAVAAERLAEQRLAETETARDKAKLAAQQSEAVSRFLEQMLASPDPTRAGRDVKVVELLDRAAEGLREPSNVGLEITAVLHLTLGRSYRTLGVFDRAKEQIDQAVTLFRQELGDEASATLQALNERGVLLQDMGEPIAAEKIFRNVLAALARVVSPNDSLVLAARNNLALVLQERGDFAEAEPLFRNVLSVRRATLGEEHEDTLESANNLAGVLIQQGRWKQAEPLCRQVLERQRRTLGNEHPDTLVSLNDLALLLKQQGRINEAEPLYREALAGLTKRLGEGQLDTLITAFNLATVLRDLGKLDEAAALGRDLLDRARGALPPDSWYIATFRGGYGKTLLARGEFDQADIELKAWYDGILKVFDKEHPYIRNALLALIELNERRDQPDEVERYRKLLDDDKGKADRDSH, encoded by the coding sequence ATGGACACGCAACCTCCCGACAATATCCCAGACGACCTGCCGGACCGTGTCGATCGGGCGCTGGCCGCCCTTTGGCACAACGACTCCGGGGAGTTTGACGGACTGCTGGAAGAACTCAGTTCGGCGGGAACGTCCATCGGTGCCAAACTCCAAGCGGCGGTCTCGCAAGGCGGGCCCGGTTTGTTCGACCCGTCCGAGCTGGCTGTGCCGGGATATCGCGTCATTCGCGAGATCGGCCGGGGCGGCATGGGCGTTGTCTTCGAGGCGGAACAGATGCGTACGCAGCGCCTGGTTGCATTGAAGGTCATCCGTGAGGCCCACGCACTCGACGACTACCACCGCCGCCTCTTCGAGCGCGAAGTCCGCACGCTCGCCCGCTTACGGCATCCCCACATCGCCGCTGTTTACGACGCCGGCGCGACAGAGGCAGGACACCCGTTTTTCGCAATGGAGTTGGTTCGCGGACAGACATTGACCGGCTTTGCGTCCGCCCCGGCTGGCGACGGCGGCCCGCTCTCCCTTCGGGACCGACTCCGGCTCTTCCAGCGCGTATGCCAGGCGGTCAGCTACGCTCACCAGCGCGGCGTGATTCACCGTGATCTAAAACCTTCCAACGTTCTAGTCGTGGAGGACGCGCCGTCCGGATCGAGTTTCTCCGAGGGAATCAGCGCCGAGGTCAAGGTGCTCGATTTCGGCCTGGCGCGCATCGTGGACGATGACTCCGCCCCGCTCTCGATCTCGCTCGCCACGGGGCGCATCCGCGGCACCCTGGCGTATGCGAGCCCGGAGCAGGCCCGGGGAGAAGCCGATCATGTCGATACACGCAGTGACGTATACAGCCTCGGCGTCATGCTTTATCAGCTCGTCGCCGGCCGAATGCCCTACGATCTGCGCGGCATTCCCTTGCCGGCCGCCATTCAGCGCATCTGCGAGCAGGAACCTGCGACGCTGACGGTCGCGCCCGCGTCGGAAAGTGCCCTGCGGGAGAAGCCCCTCCCCGCGCCCGCGGAGCTGCGGACGATCGTCCAAAAAACCCTCGCCAAGGAGCCCGAACGCCGGTATGCCGGCGCCGCAGCGCTGGCCGAGGACATTGAGCGGTTTCTTCTCCGCCAGCCGATACTCGCTCAGCCACCGGGACTGGCGTACATCGTTCGCAAATTCCTCGCTCGTCATAGAGTTGCGTCGGTACTCGGGGGCGTGATCCTCTTCCTCCTGGTCAGTTTCACCGGATACGCCAGCATCCAGGCATCGAGGCTCGCCCGCCAGCGGGACAAAGCCGTCGCCGCCGAGCGTCTCGCCGAGCAGCGTCTCGCCGAAACGGAAACCGCACGCGACAAGGCAAAGTTAGCGGCCCAGCAGTCGGAAGCGGTCAGCCGGTTTCTCGAGCAAATGCTCGCTTCGCCGGACCCCACACGCGCGGGGCGCGATGTCAAGGTCGTCGAGCTTCTCGACCGAGCGGCCGAAGGACTGCGAGAACCCTCAAACGTCGGTCTGGAGATCACCGCCGTCCTTCACCTGACGCTGGGCAGAAGCTACCGTACGCTCGGCGTCTTTGATCGCGCGAAGGAACAGATCGATCAAGCCGTGACGCTCTTTCGACAGGAGCTGGGGGATGAGGCGTCGGCAACGCTGCAGGCGCTGAATGAGCGCGGCGTTCTTCTCCAGGATATGGGCGAACCTATTGCCGCGGAGAAGATCTTCCGCAACGTACTTGCAGCACTCGCACGCGTTGTGTCGCCGAATGACTCCTTGGTACTTGCCGCGCGGAATAACCTCGCTCTCGTGCTCCAAGAACGAGGGGACTTTGCAGAAGCGGAGCCGTTGTTCCGGAACGTGCTGAGTGTGCGGCGCGCCACGCTGGGCGAGGAGCATGAGGACACCCTGGAGTCCGCCAATAATCTCGCCGGCGTTCTTATCCAGCAGGGCCGATGGAAACAGGCCGAACCTCTCTGCAGACAAGTGTTGGAGCGCCAACGACGCACCCTTGGGAACGAGCACCCCGATACGCTGGTCTCGCTCAACGACTTGGCTCTGCTTCTCAAGCAACAGGGGCGCATCAACGAGGCCGAACCGCTTTATCGCGAGGCGCTTGCGGGACTGACCAAGCGGCTCGGTGAGGGGCAACTGGACACCCTGATCACGGCCTTCAACCTGGCGACGGTGCTGCGCGACCTCGGCAAGCTGGACGAAGCCGCAGCCCTCGGCCGCGATCTCCTGGACCGAGCCCGCGGGGCTCTGCCTCCCGACAGTTGGTACATTGCGACGTTCCGTGGCGGCTACGGGAAGACGCTGCTGGCCCGTGGCGAGTTCGATCAGGCCGACATCGAGTTGAAGGCGTGGTACGACGGAATTCTGAAGGTCTTCGACAAGGAGCACCCTTACATCCGGAATGCTCTCCTGGCCCTGATCGAGCTCAACGAAAGGCGGGATCAGCCGGACGAAGTCGAGCGCTACCGCAAGCTCCTGGATGACGACAAAGGGAAGGCAGACCGGGATTCACATTGA
- a CDS encoding DUF2062 domain-containing protein codes for MHGHPGSDGSEFRPIVVAPTYNHVGSLVGILGRIETLGLPILVVDDGSTDETADVLAAWRRLPRTVEVTVLTHDRNRGKASALLTGFSTAARLGYTHAATIDTDGQLQPEDLPRLLQAAAATPDALVLGSRSVHTPGLPKANLVGWYTSGLGLWLETGLAIRDSQCGLRVYPLRLTATVRCWTRQFGWETELIARAVWAGFPIAEVPAACHYASDGGHVSHLKPWREGFKGFFMHWGLAIRRLVPWPTPAVGSCRTGDRPGVSCTTSRCAPTGLRALRHWLSPLTIPRQVRSSRLEQLIATASFSHGVFFACLPLGIGAFPAAAYGSWRLRHNLWAALLGATLCLPPVGPAIAKLSIAFGHILLGFAWPDFTLISPGEQPIHVVLRSYYLTWPLGSLVAGTLLHWLTILVLLLLFRRFQVERR; via the coding sequence TTGCACGGCCACCCTGGTAGCGACGGCTCAGAATTCCGGCCGATCGTAGTTGCACCCACATACAACCACGTTGGTTCGCTGGTGGGCATTCTCGGTCGCATCGAGACGCTTGGTTTGCCCATCCTCGTGGTTGATGACGGTTCGACTGACGAAACGGCTGACGTCCTGGCGGCCTGGCGCAGACTCCCGCGAACTGTGGAAGTCACCGTACTGACACATGATCGGAATCGCGGAAAAGCATCTGCGCTGTTGACCGGTTTTTCCACAGCGGCGCGGCTCGGCTATACGCATGCGGCTACTATCGACACCGACGGCCAGCTCCAGCCCGAGGACTTGCCGCGACTCCTGCAGGCCGCCGCCGCAACGCCGGATGCACTCGTGCTCGGCAGCAGGAGTGTACATACACCGGGTCTACCGAAGGCGAATCTGGTTGGCTGGTACACATCCGGGTTGGGACTCTGGCTGGAAACAGGTTTGGCCATTCGTGACAGTCAGTGCGGCCTTCGTGTTTATCCGCTCCGCCTGACTGCAACGGTGCGGTGTTGGACGCGCCAGTTCGGTTGGGAAACGGAACTCATCGCGCGTGCCGTGTGGGCGGGATTTCCGATTGCCGAGGTACCCGCAGCATGTCATTACGCCTCGGACGGCGGTCACGTGTCTCACTTGAAGCCGTGGCGTGAGGGATTCAAGGGATTTTTCATGCACTGGGGGCTTGCGATTCGCCGGCTTGTGCCGTGGCCCACACCTGCCGTTGGAAGCTGCCGAACAGGCGATCGACCTGGCGTCTCCTGTACAACTTCCCGGTGTGCACCAACCGGACTCCGTGCGCTACGGCACTGGCTTAGCCCGTTGACGATTCCTCGCCAGGTGAGATCCAGCCGGCTCGAGCAATTGATTGCAACCGCATCCTTTTCCCACGGCGTGTTCTTCGCCTGCCTTCCGCTGGGGATCGGGGCCTTCCCGGCCGCTGCCTATGGATCGTGGCGTTTGCGACACAACTTATGGGCCGCCTTGCTCGGAGCGACACTTTGTCTACCCCCCGTCGGACCTGCAATCGCCAAGCTATCGATTGCGTTCGGACATATTCTATTGGGATTCGCATGGCCCGACTTTACCTTGATTTCCCCTGGTGAGCAGCCCATTCATGTGGTCTTGCGCAGTTATTATCTTACTTGGCCTTTGGGAAGCTTGGTTGCAGGTACACTCCTGCATTGGTTGACGATCCTCGTTCTCTTGCTTCTGTTCCGGCGATTCCAGGTAGAGCGTCGATAG